Genomic DNA from Mixophyes fleayi isolate aMixFle1 chromosome 7, aMixFle1.hap1, whole genome shotgun sequence:
tattgttctagcaagtctgcaacacagtctgaatggcaccatcacagcaaggggtgaccactgatgtcatgcactatttccaccccggttaccacccaaactcttcacaccaccaatcacaagaggacagtgagtgggggggggtggtgagaagggaccaaaaaggagctgtctgggggatggggggtgtTGTTGGAGAagctggagacagcaaggacctgttagagagtaaccgtattctcgcagggccttaaaggaatgcttgaggcaggagcttcttgacagagatcggacagtgtacctctaggactgattctgttaccactccatcgggagaccctcgcagattctggggaattggtgagcctacatccgtagggagactgatacccagggtcccaccaagctggtggagagttggccgagcggctgggatcagcaagatacacagacccaccttaaggatcagaaaccctggcccacttggattgtcagctgtggattttattaccaggagtttgggcctgctaggactctgtgcttggaggtaacctgctggggattttgttggggagttttacttgcactggtgattttctgacacttgatatatttggtgggggggaacaagtttctccttggggagcactgttgtattttactaagtgtgtgcactttgtttaataaaagggattattatttctttcctgtctccttacctgtgtgacctgtgaacctagaggaccgggtatctagagagctttggtaataaccccggtgtcctcacaaggGGTGTGGAGGAGGGTGGTCAAGAATCTGCATTTTGCcacggaggcggggccaaaatgatgcgatttgccgTGGATCGCGTCATTGAGGGCCATCGGGGACAGAATTCGGGAGACATACCGGATTTTAGGAGTCTCCTAGACAgtccgggagagaaggcaagtatgattataaatCTAGACGCATCCTCACAGCAGTTTCATTGATATGTGTTGTCTATTCAACATCAGCGCTCACTTGACACATAAGTGTTCAGGAAACAACTTAATCATTTGTGttgcagcagaaaaatgaatagctgacgcccttgtacactgaaacgGCAAGTGGTGACTAGAGAAAGTTACTGAAATCTGAGATGAAGTGATGAATATGAGCGAATTCTAATTCAgctttgcacatgttttaatgATTAGGTTTGcagattgtgattttttttttcaagctagAATTTGTCTAAAAACTTAATGActcatttatatttcatataaaatggCCAATATACTGTATAGGGTACAAATGTAGATTTTGGGGAAAGATACTTGGTTTGATAAATAACAAGAGATAGACTTTTGCTCATTTTGTTTTACAACTAAAATATATCAATTAATTACATTAAATCCCTGTAGCTTATTGCAGGTAGTGTTGAGACCAGTgttcgaagtgggctggtatatggtgatcTACCATATCGTCacgtctcctactgccttcattgtaaacctatcaaattccattcacttacatttcccacaCCATACTtacaaatttccacttcaaccacaggttgataagatcttggttgcaggatagaaaacagaaagTTGTAGTAAattgagtgcattcacaggagggaaaggttaccagtggagaacCCAAGGTAtccgtacttggaccagtgctttttaatatctttattggtgacattgtaaatggtattgaagggaaaatatgcctttttgcagatgccacaaagatatgcaacaggctAGACACACCatgaggggtaaaacaaatggttGATGATCTagatagactagaggaatggtcaagagtgtggcaactacagtttaatgccaaaaaatgcaaaatcatgcacttgggtctcagaAGCCAaatgctaaatatagtattaatggcactataattgAAGCTACTGAGGaaaaaagggatctaggagtcactatttcaggtgacttaaagacaagtcagcaatgtaacaaagcaatgagaaaggcaaaccaaatgcttggttgcatagagagaggaatcagtagcaccaagaaagaagtaataatgccactgtataggtcattggtacggcctcatctagaatactgtgtttagttttggaggccatatctccagaaggatataaatacattatagaccaggggtaggcaacctgcggctctccaggtgttgggaaactacaaatcccagcatgccttgccaactacctgctggttatctactggcaaagcatgctgggacttgtagtttcacaacacctggagagccgcaggttgcctacccctgttatagactgtacaaagaagagcaACTAAAATAATGCATGGCctatcacaaaacttacccggaaagactaaaagatcttataaTGTATAGTTCATAGTTGGCAACTTTTCCTCGTCTTCAGGGatatcccgggggaggtgggggtgtgggggtggggcttgatgaaccGCATcatttggcaccgccccctaaccAATTTTGGTCAATTTCaacgggggtggggctaagatgacgcaatatttgcatcattaagccccatccccaTCTATTGCGGGGTGAGAACctggaggttgccctactctccctggagcccgggaggtctcccagaaatgcgggagtctcccggaaattccgagagagtaggcaactatttgtttaagaaaagcagctaatgaatctctagagactgaagtgtcttttatatttctgtctccattactgaagtcatgttgtcttacctgtcagtctttgattaaatcttggtctccttgATAATGGCAACCTCCATTGGCATCAATAcacggacataggacacaatttctgaactgtgtcatcatgccacagatggcgtcgccaaccacgtcttgtactggctcagcatcagggagaatgccagactcttcagggagtgaggcagatcacccctatttcagggagtctccctgacatttagggagagttggcaagtatggtatagtttggagcagagaagggaaagtggggacatgatagaagctttcaaatatatcaagggttttaacaagatgcaggagggaaacattcttccaaggaagagaagtactggaacacgaggacatgcactgacactggagagaagtaggttcagaggaaatatgaggaaaaattaacttacagaaagggtagtggataagtgtaaTGGCCTTCCATcaaaggtggtagaggctaatgctgtagagcaatgtaaacatgcttgggatagacctaaggatatccttacaaagatctaaggatcaaataggatttGTGGTTATCATAGCCAAAATGTTTCTATGTTGAGAGCCCATGTTGGGTCTCGCTGCTTCTTAGAAATACAGAGCGTATCATCTTGCTGTCCTTCAAGCTTTCTCATAATGcgaccaatcagagcaaagttGTTTTGTATTGATTACGGTTTGTCATGCAACGGGCCTATCATTAGGGTTCCACgtttttttttggaggggcaGGGGTTCAAATGTATTTACCAGCTGCAAAAAAATCAAAGAGGAGAAATATGAGAAGATGGGTGTGTGGGGgagttttatttctttcttttaataaagaacattttacatgatgtgttatgtatttttttttactatattttttattacagtggCACTACAGGTGCCAGCAGACCCTGGATATCaggacatgctggtacttgtagttctatttgacattaattaaaacaaaaatacatttatagccAGACTTTGTCATCAAAATGATGATGACTGATATATCAACAGCATGACGATTGCGTGCAACCTTTTAAAGCATAAATTATGCCCATTTTGCAGCCAAATCTGCATTTTATATAAGAAATTATGAGACACCACCGATTGCAAACCTCATTTAAATGCTATTGTTTCAGACATGGATTACTAAAATTAAGAAATTTATATTACAAATAATGTTCATGCATGAAATGTTACATGACAAAGTAGTACTGAATATGTTTGAACTGCCAAATGTGCTCTGATTACATCTTGCTGTCACATTTAACACTGAGACACCGATTAGTATCCACAGAAAAAGATATTGGCTATCATAGAATTTTCTAACAAGTTGGCTATTGTGATTTATATTGGTGGGTTGAATTTATATATGTCTTTAGAGTAAatgattttaatattgtataaataaagtgtATATGTTTTTGTGAACTCATGTACACATAAAGGTTGGTATTCCAGCTTCCAGTGCTGTATCTTGTGGTTTATATTGACTGTGGCCCTGATAACTATATTTGCATAGATGTGGATATAATGATGAGGTTATGGCCTTCAATCTATACAAAATTTCAGGAGAAGCAGCCTGCCCACCATGGTCTGAGCTAATAAAGCTAAGGACATGCTTTTAAAGCTAATAAGCATCCACCCCCTTGGAGAGCttccattattaacctcaaatgCTGGGAAGAGGCTATgcttcatagttgcctactctcccagaatgtccgggagactcccaaatttctgggagtcctacCGGGAGAGCAGTGCAACCTCCCGGGTTCCTAACCACCCCAATCCAAAATGGTTGATGGGCGGGTCTTAGAACACGAATCGTGtaccattgtggccccgcccatGCTCTAATTGGTTAGAAAATGTGATTTATGTTTAGGTGGCGGGGGCAAATGACACGATCGGTCGGGCCCTgcccccaacacgcccacctcccctcgATCTCCTGAAACTATACTTCCAGGAGATAAAGAGAAAGCAATTCCGATTTACTTCTCTAGTGGTCATTTAAGATAGGAAATAAGTCACAGGTGCTAAATAATGTCTTTAGGGTACAGTTAGGAGACTTAATAAATATGCATGTTTTGTATGTGTGCACTATGAAATTAATGAAAGATTAAATATACAACATGTAGTTTTACATAATGTAAATCAATTGTGGGTTGCCCTCAATGTTGTTGATGGGGGTTAGATTTTTTAAATTGACTTATGTATATATGGACTTTCAGTAGTCTCATAGAATAATTCtttgatttttatttgaattaaatGAGTATAAATAATTATCAAGTCAGGgacgggctggaccggggggcagcgggcacccgggccactcagtctaacggctgttcggacTGGCCGTCTCCCCCCACATGGATGCAATAATTTGTTAATATTGTCGGCggcagtgcacaggcggccgcatcacatgacacgcgatgcggccgcgtcataatgacgcgtgatgcggccgcctgtgcgcccccccccgggctgaaatctccCAGCTCGCGCCTGTGTCAAGTAGAGGAGACCTGCATTGATATTAAATTATGAACTACACATTGCTTTTGGAATGTGATAATAAATTTATCAACACAATGCTAtaaagtttttattacatttgttttttactaTGTGATAATTACAAATGACTGTTAAGAGatgtaatttatattatttatattattcatatgatttttattttgtatgttgctGTATTCAGTTAGCAAGCCTGATGCCAGATACTTGTGAGCAGCACATGTTTGCAATTATTCAATTAGATGGCTATATAAACCTCTTCATGATGAGGAGTATTGACAATAGCTACAATAGACTGCTACAAACTGTTTCTCTGAAGAAGTTGCCTGAGGGCAAGGAAACGCGTCAGTAAGCAGTAAAAACAAACATTGGAAAGATCACTTACTATTTACTTGGTGGCCAGTGTGTCCCAGCACAAAGGGGAGTGGAACAGTGTGATTTGGAGTCGCAGAAAATTACCTTGATTCTGTCCGGATGTATGCTGTGCTGTGAACCTTCACTTCATGTGGTCAGCTTGTGGATCCTATCAACAACGGTCCCTTTTTCCATTCTTCTTACTGGTAGCCCGATGCTCACTATGCTGAGTCGTGGTAATCATATTTTATGGGCATTATTGAACGGAGTCTAAATTGACAGCCACGGATTTCTGGACTGCAGTAAAATCTACATATAATATGATTGCATCtaagagaagtgtgtccctcaAACTAAACACAGTTAAAATCATGCAGGTGAGTacttaccaaagaacctattatctgtggattcctgtaagtttcagccaatgagtgcaggaaggggttgggacttatacacagttataagtcagtgtgcagaggcttctgcccttcctgcttccggattcctgaGAGCTAGGCTGAGTACTGGTTTCCAGATTTCTTTTGTATTTCTGTGTGCTGTGTCCccctttttctctcctttattTCACCTTGTGGttctgtctttttattttattctttttattttacctcCTTTCCTCCTCATTCTTCCCTTCAAtctctccttctttccctctctctctgcagCGCGGGGCTCCGTGtcttgtctcccccctccccccctccttctccccttctctctaCGTTTGTCTCTTCCTCCTTTGTGTAGCTGACAGCTATGTCTCGTCCTAGCAGGGTGAGGAGTGCCCCAGCCAGGTATAGGGACGCAGTCCCCACAGCCCAGTCCCTCTCTTCCCCGGCGGCAGCCCACGTGGAGACAGCGCTGTCCCCTATTCCCAGCAGTGTGGCCGCTAGGGGGACTCGCAGCGCTTTTCCATCCAGACCCAGACTGAACAGGTCTCCTTCCAGCGGGCGGCGGGCAATGCTTTCTGCGGGGGGGCACTAAGGCAGCCCCCGCAGCTGTTAAGGGGGCCAGTGTTATTAACAGGTGTAGCGGGATAGCGCAGGGGGACATGGGCAGGCAGCAggaccccccctcctccttccatTAACCCTCAGGGCCCTGGTATCTTCCGGAGCTGGGAGGGAGCGGGTGTCTCGTCTGGGGGCATATCTGAGGCATCAGTATCCCAGCGGGAGGCCCCTTCTCCATATAGGGGGTTAGGCCCTATCATTCGGGACCCCCTGGTCCCAGGGGGGAGGGCGGAGTTGACCCGGACATCAGGGCTCTCTAGGAGTCAGGGGGCGGTCTTTTTGGGAAAGAGCTCTTCCCTCTGTTTCCCCGTAGCGGACACAGCAGGCGGGGATCCCTTCGTCTCTGCGGGCCCCTGTTCGGGGGCGCTGATGTTCATGTGGGGGGTGTAAACTTGTATTCTTCCGTagctgcccccctccctcatttgCTCTtggccccttcccccccccccccctccacgtCTCTGTCCCAGGTCAGGGGCGGGGGTCCCCCTTTAGGTCCCCCTTTAGTTCTCCCTCCCATCCCGGTGGACCCTGTCAGTAGTCTTCTGAGGGGCGTGCAGCCGAGTATCAGCCTCAACAGGCTGGGGGGTGGGGAGGGCTGGAATTTACCTTATCCCCCGGCTGGGGGTGTGGCTGTCCCGGGTAGTTCTTTTTCCCCTTCCCCTCCTTACCCCGTTCCGACGGGATCTTATACTCATTATTATCCGTTCCGGTCGCCCCTGCAGGTGCGTTGGCGGCTGGTCATCAGGGGTCCCCCTGGAACTTTCCCCCTCCGTCGGGTTTGGTCGGGACAGGTCAAAGCATTCACTGGGGTTTACCTCCTGCTGGTGTTCATCAAGTTGTTTCCCACGTTAACGTGCCTGTGTTTTCAGAATACCAAGGTCCAGGAGTATCAACTTCGATACAGCCCCCGAATCCGGCTGGGGTCACAGCTAGAGCCACGGTACAGATGGAGGTCGCATCCGAGAATAAGGCGTCGTCGGCAGGCATACCGCTGGGAGTGTTGTCGGTTTCGGAATCTCAACAGGGTGCGATGGAGACTTCGTCGGTCCCGGGGCCATCTGGGGCGGCAGGATCCGGTCGGCAGTCGGCTGCGGGTGCGGGCGGTGAGTTGTCTAATGTTGGTTTATCTCTCGCACTTACACATAGCCCTCCTATGTCATCCATTGACGAGGActccccctcttcatcgggggagggtccCCGGAAGTTGATTAAGATCCTTAATACTCACTTCAGTAGGTCAGCATCGAAAGGAGATAGACGAGGGCCTGTGGTGAAGACATCATTGAGTAAAAACCCCATGGTGCTCTGTGAGAACACCGCTCTTTTAGCAGGCATTCGCCCCTGTATTAGAGATAGGATTAAGAAAGGTTGGTTTGTAGACATGTTCGAGATCACTAAGGCTAGCAAGAAAGAGCTAGAATCGGCCCGAGGGAAAGGGGGGATAGGTGAGGACGCATACAAAACCTTCTCTAACTGGCTGTCAGGTTATTGCTCCTTCGCGGCGTGCTATATTGACACGAGACCTCAAGCCACTGAGGAGGTCTGGAAGTATTTGCATATGATAAACGAGATGTTTATTAATGACTGCCCAGGGACGTGGCGCAAATACAACGAATTGTTTAGAGAGAGAGTAGAAGGTCGGGTAGACATGCACTTGGGCGTTAAGGATGTCGAGATCTGGATGCAACTAAACCGGGCTAGTTTAGCCTTCAGTTCAGGGGCACAGTGGAATCGGTTTCCGCAAGGGGGAAGACGTCGAGCTCCCCAGTTTgcaaaaaacagatgcttcgcCTTCAACAATGGAGCATGCGGCAGGGGTGAATCTTGCAGATACAAGCATATCTGCTCCTACTGCCGCGGTAGCCACGCAGCCAGAGAGTGTCCAAGGAGTGCCCCCGGCCTCTCCAGAAACCGTGGCAATGATAACAACGCTCAGTAAAGCCCCATCCCCCATATGTAATGACGCACTGGAAAGATGGCTTAGACTGTACCCAAATA
This window encodes:
- the LOC142098075 gene encoding uncharacterized protein LOC142098075 — its product is MQVRGGGPPLGPPLVLPPIPVDPVSSLLRGVQPSISLNRLGGGEGWNLPYPPAGGVAVPGSSFSPSPPYPVPTGSYTHYYPFRSPLQVRWRLVIRGPPGTFPLRRVWSGQVKAFTGVYLLLVFIKLFPTLTCLCFQNTKVQEYQLRYSPRIRLGSQLEPRYRWRSHPRIRRRRQAYRWECCRFRNLNRVRWRLRRSRGHLGRQDPVGSRLRVRAEGRLLAGCLKVVTHSAQLFPGLQAGRKKRIPLDLGGIMKN